A region of the Candidatus Pelagibacter ubique HTCC1062 genome:
TCACATCATAACCTGCTGCAATTGTTCCTGATGTACATCCATAAGCAACACAATCTATTTTTTGATCTGGTAAAATATCTTTAGTGACATCGGTAATATCATCTGCCATTTTAGCTAACGTTTCGTTGGTCAAGGGATTGTAACAATGTATTCGATTAACATACAGATCTACATCTCTTCCATAGATCACATTATTAAAATCCTTTTCAATTCTAAAATCGCTACCAAGCGTTATAAGACCAATTCTTGGGTTCGATTTTGAAATATATTTTGGCTCAACCTTGTTTAATTTCATAAATTACCTGTAATATTTGGATTAAATATATATTGAATAAGGAGTCTAGTTAAAATAAAGTTTAACAAAAGCGTACATAACTCGTCGTTACCTAAGGTTTAAACGGTACTAAAGAATACGAAAGTGGGATCAGTCGTCTTTAAATTTAACTATTTAAGGGGGTTTGAATGAAATTTGGATATTTTTGTAACACTACTAATTGGAATCATAAACCATACAATCAACTATTAAAAGAAACCCAAGAGATCACTATTTACTGTGATGAAAATAATTGGGACTCTATTTGGTATACCGAACATCACTTTAATCATGAAGGAATGGAATCTTGTACAAATCCTTTAATGATGGGTGTGGATGCGGCCGCCAGAACAAAACAAATAAGAATAGGTCAAGCTTGTAATGTAATTACATTTCATAATCCTATCCGTCTAGCTGAAGACATTGCGTTGCTAGATCAATTGTCTGGAGGAAGAGTTGATGTTGGTATTGGAAGAGGAATTTACGGAAGAGAAGCTATCAATATGAATAAAGAAGCTGACTTAAAAGATCAGGCAAAAAATTTTAGGTTGTTTGATGAGTCATTAACCATAATGAAAAAAGCTTGGACAGAAGAATTTTTTAGTCACCAGGGTGAGTTTTACACTTATCCATCACCAAATTTTACTTGGCAACATGACATGAGTCCACCTAGTGAAAAGTTTTTAGATACAAAAACAAATGAAATTAAAAAAATTAGCGTTGTACCAAAACCAAAACAAGAGCCACATCCGCCAATATGGCAAGTTGTGGATGGTGCACGTTCAATTGAATGGGCGGCACAGAATGGCTTAAATACAATAATGTGGATACCTACAGTTAAAGCATTAAAGAAAAGGTTTGAAATTTATAGAGATGCAAAATCAAAAACTGAAAATAGAGAAGTGCCGCTTGGAGAAGGTATATCTTTAGTTAGAGATATGTTTGTTGCTGAAACTATGGAAGAAGCTGAAAAAATGGCTGGTGAGCATATTATCAATTATATGAAATGGGTTTGTCATTGGAGAGGTTTGGGTAATCATATGGATCCAGGAGAAGAACTACCAGAAACAAAACATAAATTAGACTTACTTAATTATGATTTTTTACATAAAAGAAATTTATTATTTGGAACACCAGAATATGTTGTTAATAAAATAAATGAATTAAAATCAGAATTAAATTTACAAAATCTTCAAGTTTGGTCTAATTTTCCTGGAATAGATCATGAGGCTTGCATGAGAAGTATAAAACTGTTTAATGATGAGGTTATACCAAAGATTAATTTAGACAATTCAAGTATCGAAAAGGCAAGTTAATGAAATTAGAGCTTAGAAAGTTTACAAAATTTGTAGATAAAACTTTTATCGAAGGTGGTAAGGAAGCTAAAGAGCCTGTTTTGATGGTTTCTGTTGCAGCTGTATTTAAAAATCCATGGCATGGAAAAGGCTTTGTTGAAGATTTAAAACCAATTATTTTAGATTTAGCACCTAAATTAGGTGATATTTTAGTTCCAGAGTTAATAAAGGAGATTGGATCACCTGAAAAAATTTTGGCGTATGGAAAAGCTGGTACGGTCGGACTTGATGGTGAAATTGAGCATGCCTCAGCATTTATTCACACTTTAAGATTTGGAAATAAATTTAGAGATGCGGTTGGGGGAACATCTTATTTAAGCTTTACCAATACCAGAGGTCCAGCTGGATCCAAAATGTCTATTCCAATGATGCATAAAACAGATTCAGGTCTAAGGCCTTATTATTTAACTCATGAATTTACGATTCATGATGCTCCTTTTGATGATGAAATTGTTATAGCAATTGGTGGAGCCTCCACAGGTAGAGCTCATGCTAGAACGGGTGATCGTTATCAAGACATGAAAGAAATGGGAATAGATCCCAAATAAATTAATGTTTCAAAATTTTGATCCAAATCAAAATTATTATTCATTTAATGATAAAAATACAGTTCCTGTAGTTTTTATTCATGGTGTCGGACTTGATCAGCGGATGTGGGAACCTCAAATTGAAGCTTTCAAAGAATATTCATTAATTACATATGATTTATTAGGGCATGGAAAAACTATTCTCAATAAAGAAGATGTAACATTAAATGATTTTTCAAACCAACTAAAATCGATATTAGAATATTTAAAAGTGGATAAGATTAATCTTGTTGGTTTTTCTTTAGGTTCTTTAATTGCACTAAATTTTGCCTCTAAATTTCAAGACAAACTAAACAGCCTTGTTGTAATGGGTACAACATATAAAAGAACTTCAGAACAAAGGTCTTTGGTTATAGAAAGATTTGAACAGGCTAAATTAAACAAACCTATTTCAAAACAAGCCCTAAAAAGATGGTTTACCAATCAATACTTAAATGACCATCCAGAAACTTATAATCAATTTATAAAAATTTTGACAAAAAATAAAAAAGATCATTTAAATTTTTTAAAAGCTTACAAATTATTTGCTTATCATGAGGACAATACAGATATAATTAAAAATATTAAAACTAGGACTCTTGTGATGACAGGTTCAAATGATTCAGGATCTACTGTCGAGATGTCAAAATCTTTATGTGAAGATTTAATAAACTCAAGTTTTATTGAGATAAATAATGGAAAACATCTTTGTAGTATAGAGTGTGCAGATGATGTTAATATCAATCTTAAAAATTTTATTAATAGATAAATGACAAAAATTCAAAACTTTAAAATGTATATAAATGGACTGTGGGTTAATTCAGAGTCTGGAAAAACAATAGAAACTGTAAACCCAGAAAACAACGAAGTTTGGGCAACTGTTCCTGAAGCTAACGAGAAGGATGTAGATAAAGCAGTTAAGGCCGCACAAAATGCTTTTGAAAAATCTTGGTCAAATTTACACCCAAGAGAAAGAGCTAAATACTTAAGGTCTCTTGCAGATCAATTAAGACAAAATGCTGAACATCTTGGAACTATAGAAACAATTGATACAGGAAAAATTTTTAGAGAAACAAAAACACAAGCTAACTATATTGCTGAGTATTACGATTATTTTGCAGGACTAGCCGATAAAGTTGAAGGAACAGTTGTGCCAATTGATAAGCCAGACATGCAAGTAACAACTACTAGAATACCTATTGGTGTTGTTGCTGCGATAATTCCTTGGAACTCCCAAATGTTATTAACTGCAGTAAAATTAGCACCCGCATTAGCAATGGGTAATACAGTTGTAATAAAAGCTTCTGAACTAGCGCCTGTAACATTATTAGAATTTGCAAAACTAGTTGAAAAATCAGGTATACCTAAAGGTGTTGTAAATATAATTACTGGTCTAGGTGAGCCTTGTGGTAAAGCTCTAACTACACATGACCTTGTAGAAAGAATTGCTTTTACAGGTGGTCCTGAAACCGCAAAACATATTGTTAAAAATTCAGCAGAAAATTTATCGCAAGTAAGCTTAGAACTTGGTGGAAAAAGTCCTGTTGTCGTATTCGATGATGCCGAGCAAGAGAACGCACTAAATGGAATTACTGCTGGTATCTTTGGTGCAAGTGGTCAAAGCTGTATTGCAGGATCACGACTTTACATCCAATCTAAAATTTATGATGACTTCTTAAATAAGCTAATAGCCAAGGCTGAAAAAATAAAATTAGGAGCTCCTATGGATAATGAAACTCAAATGGGACCTTTAAATAGTTATAAACAACTAGAAAATATAGAAAAAAATATCAAAGCTACAATTGAGCAAGGTGGAAAAATTAGATGCGGTGGAAAAAGGTCCAATATATCTAGTAAAGCTTATTATTTTCCAGCTACAATTATTGAGTGTGAAAATCATAATTTGCCTACAGCAGAGAATGAATTATTTGGTCCAGTTTTATCTGTTATGAAATTTGAAACAGAAGAGGATGTGATTAAATTAATGAATGATAATAAATATGGCTTATCTTCTGGAGTTTATACCTCAAACTTCGGAAGAGGTTTGAGAGTATCAAAAGCAATTAGAGCTGGAATTACTTTTGT
Encoded here:
- a CDS encoding amino acid synthesis family protein, with protein sequence MKLELRKFTKFVDKTFIEGGKEAKEPVLMVSVAAVFKNPWHGKGFVEDLKPIILDLAPKLGDILVPELIKEIGSPEKILAYGKAGTVGLDGEIEHASAFIHTLRFGNKFRDAVGGTSYLSFTNTRGPAGSKMSIPMMHKTDSGLRPYYLTHEFTIHDAPFDDEIVIAIGGASTGRAHARTGDRYQDMKEMGIDPK
- a CDS encoding LLM class flavin-dependent oxidoreductase is translated as MKFGYFCNTTNWNHKPYNQLLKETQEITIYCDENNWDSIWYTEHHFNHEGMESCTNPLMMGVDAAARTKQIRIGQACNVITFHNPIRLAEDIALLDQLSGGRVDVGIGRGIYGREAINMNKEADLKDQAKNFRLFDESLTIMKKAWTEEFFSHQGEFYTYPSPNFTWQHDMSPPSEKFLDTKTNEIKKISVVPKPKQEPHPPIWQVVDGARSIEWAAQNGLNTIMWIPTVKALKKRFEIYRDAKSKTENREVPLGEGISLVRDMFVAETMEEAEKMAGEHIINYMKWVCHWRGLGNHMDPGEELPETKHKLDLLNYDFLHKRNLLFGTPEYVVNKINELKSELNLQNLQVWSNFPGIDHEACMRSIKLFNDEVIPKINLDNSSIEKAS
- a CDS encoding aldehyde dehydrogenase; this translates as MTKIQNFKMYINGLWVNSESGKTIETVNPENNEVWATVPEANEKDVDKAVKAAQNAFEKSWSNLHPRERAKYLRSLADQLRQNAEHLGTIETIDTGKIFRETKTQANYIAEYYDYFAGLADKVEGTVVPIDKPDMQVTTTRIPIGVVAAIIPWNSQMLLTAVKLAPALAMGNTVVIKASELAPVTLLEFAKLVEKSGIPKGVVNIITGLGEPCGKALTTHDLVERIAFTGGPETAKHIVKNSAENLSQVSLELGGKSPVVVFDDAEQENALNGITAGIFGASGQSCIAGSRLYIQSKIYDDFLNKLIAKAEKIKLGAPMDNETQMGPLNSYKQLENIEKNIKATIEQGGKIRCGGKRSNISSKAYYFPATIIECENHNLPTAENELFGPVLSVMKFETEEDVIKLMNDNKYGLSSGVYTSNFGRGLRVSKAIRAGITFVNTYRLISPMAPFGGIKDSGYGKEAGIESIKEYTRIKTTWLNSSDKPMTDPFTMG
- a CDS encoding alpha/beta fold hydrolase, producing MFQNFDPNQNYYSFNDKNTVPVVFIHGVGLDQRMWEPQIEAFKEYSLITYDLLGHGKTILNKEDVTLNDFSNQLKSILEYLKVDKINLVGFSLGSLIALNFASKFQDKLNSLVVMGTTYKRTSEQRSLVIERFEQAKLNKPISKQALKRWFTNQYLNDHPETYNQFIKILTKNKKDHLNFLKAYKLFAYHEDNTDIIKNIKTRTLVMTGSNDSGSTVEMSKSLCEDLINSSFIEINNGKHLCSIECADDVNINLKNFINR